AAGCGAAGTCGTGATACGCAGGTTCTCGGTCGGCGCCCACAGCATCGCCAGACGCCCTGCGGTCGTCTCGCGCCAGTTCGTGTTGTTGCCGAACTGTTCACCCGTATAAAGCGAGACGTGGTCGATGTATCCGCCCTGGCGCCGGTAGATGACGCTGCCGCGAATGCCGAGCTTGTCGTCGATGATCGGACCGCCGGCCGCGATCGCGCCTTCGTAGCTCATGTCGCCATGATCTACGGAGGAGACCTCGGCGCGCGTGGTGACGTCATATTCGGTCAAGCTTGGCGTCGGCGTAATGAAGCGCACTGCGCCGCCTTCCGCCGAACCACCGTACAGAGTTCCCTGCGGGCCGCGTAACACTTCGACGCGCGCCAGATCGTACAGCTGCGGAAACGGCGAACCGTTGCCGCTGATTCCTCCGGGAACGCCGCGCTTCTGGATCGGTACGTCGTCGAGGTAGATGCCGGTGGTCGCCGGTCCCTGCACTGATTTCACGCCGCGAATCGATATATCGGGCCGGCTGTCGTTCGAGTCGCGGTTGAAGGTCACGCCCGGCACGATGCGCACGAGATCCTGCACGTCATTGATGCCTTGCTTCTCCATCGCGTCCCTGGTGATCGCGGTGATCGACATCGGCACTTTGTTGACGGTCGAGACCTGGCGGGTCGCCGTGACGATCACTTCCGTGAGCGGGTCGATGTCGTCGGACGGCGCTTGCTGCGCATACGCGCAAACGTAAGACAGCGATGCGGCAAGCGTCCCGGCGCCGACGCGCACGATGGCAGCGAACCGCACCTTCGATGTGTTGTTTTTCCTCACCAGCGTTCCCCCTTACCGGATCTCAAGTGATGGTTGGTCTTTTTTTATTGAGCGCGCCGAGACTGAGCGTGCTGCAGATTCCGCTCCAGAGAAAAAAAGGATTTTCCATAGGACTTTTCGCGACGCTGCTTGCGGGCGTGGCCCGCACGACGCGCGCGAGCGCGAAATGTCCTGTCGGAATGGTGTTTTTTGACTGGCCGGATTGCCGCCGCCTCGCATAGTTTCGATGGTTCGCGTGAGCGCACGCACAGCGAGGAACCTGCCGTGTTGGACTTTTACTTCTGGCCGACGCCGAACGGCAAGAAGGCCGCCATTCTGCTTTATGAATGTGCGCTGCCCTTCACCTTCAAGGTCGTCAACATCCAGCGCGGAGATCAGTTCGAGGTGAACTACCTGCGCATCAACCCGAACGGGCGGATGCCCGTGATCGTCGATCACGAACCGCCCGGCGGCGGAGCGCCGATCTCGGTATTCGAATCCGGGGCCATTCTCATGTATCTCGCCGAAAAGGCCGGACGGTTCTGGCCGCAGGCGCCGCGCGCGAAATACGCAGTCGCGCAATGGCTGCTGTGGCAATGCGCCAACCAGGGTCCCAAGCTCGGCGAGCAGAACCATTTCCGCCGCGCAGCCGCGGCGCCCGGGAACGGCGATCTGAGCTACGCACGGCGGCGCTTCGATGATGAGGCGCATCGGCTCTTCGGCGTGCTGAACCTCGGCCTGCACCGCAAGCGTTATCTCGCCGCTGGCGAGTACACCATCGCCGACATGATCTGTTATCCCTGGGCCTCGACCTGGAGTCAGCGCGACATCGACCTCACCGAGTTTCCAAACGTTCAACGCTGGCTCGAGGAACTTGCCGGGCGGCCGGCGATCGCCAAGGCCATGGCGCTGGGCCCGGAATTTCGCGAAGACCCCGCCAGCATTTCACCGCAAGAGCAGGCACGCCGCGCCGGCTTGTTGATCTTTCAGCGCGCGCAACCGGTGCCGGCGGCGTGGGACCGCGAGTAGCAAGCGGCACGAACACGATCGATGGCCAAACTACTTCTCGCGGCTGGAACGTCGCTCAGCCCGTTGCTGACCATTCCGCCGGAATACTGGCCGGACTACTGCAAGACCGACATGACGCGCAAGGTGAACCGGCGCGACGGCAGCTCGATCAGCTACGAGGAATTGCGCGCGCAAACCGCGGACCGATACGCCAGTCAGGTGACCCCCGCGGCATTCCGCCAGCGCGCCGCACTGGCGCGCGGCCACCTGCGGCGCATCGCGGCCGCGCTCGACGCCGCGAATCCCGATGTGGTCGTCGTCGTTGCCGATGACCGCGCCGAACTGTTCGATGGCGCAACCTGTCCTGCCATCGCCGTCTATCGTGGCGCGGAACTCACCAATTCGGGGATCGATCGGCGCACGGCGCTATTCCTCGGCGCGGACAATGGCCCCCAGCCCGCGTGGCGGCGCGGCATCCATGCCGCCCAGGCGCTTCCGGCCGAACGTCACTATCCGGGCCATCCGGCTTTCGCCGACAGTCTGACCGAAGCGCTCATCGGGCGAGACGTCGACGTGGCGGTCGCCGCGGCGCCGCGCGACCCCGCCGACGGCGGAGTTGGATTCGCCTGGGGATTCGTGATCAATCAGTTGCTCGGCGAGCGGCGAATTCCGGTCGTGCCGGTGATGCTCAATACGTGGTTTGCGCCGAACGTGCCGACGCCGGGACGCTGCTTTCGCATCGGTCGGGCATTGCGCGCGGCGATTTCGGAAGTATCACTCGACATGCGCGTCGCGGTGGTGTGCGGCGGGGGCATGAGCCATGTCGGCATCGACCCGAATATCGATCGACGTCTGCTCGATGCCTTGCTCGCGCACGATGCCGCGACGCTCGGCGCAATCCCGCGCGCCATGCTCATCTCCGGCACGTGCCAGCTGCTCACCTGGATCCTGCTGGCCGGACTCGTGGATCTGCTCGAGAACGATTGGCTGGAATATCTTCCCGTCTATCGGACCGCGGCCGGCACCGGCATCGGGATGGCCTTCGGTTGCTGGTCCTGAACCCTGCGATGCCAGAGCCTGATCTGGCGCGTACCGAGGAACAGCACGACCACCGCGAGTGACAGGAAGGTCGAATAACTGATCGTCAGGGCGCTGATGAGTGAGCGTGGCCCTTCGAAGGCGTACTGTGAAATCGCCGCGACGATCGTCGGCGCCATCGTGCCGGAGATCATGTTGTTAGTCAGGTAATAACAGGAGGTCACCTTGCCCATGAGTCGTCCCGGCGTGACGGTCGCGAGCATGTAGCCGCACGCCGCCTGGACTCCAGCCGTCGTCAGGAAAAGGAAGAAGCCGTAGGCAATCCACATGACGGAAAGCGACGGCGCGTGCAGCACCAGCATGGCGGGCCCGATATTGAGAACGCAACAGCCCATCGCGACCCAGAACGGCGCGTCAGGCCTGTTCCACCGCCGTCTGGCGAAATCCATGAGCATCCCGACGATGAACGCCGACAGCGGAAAGATCACGAGCCCGAGCGTGCCGATGGTCTTGCCGACCGTCGCCGGCGACAGGCCCCAGGTGCGGCCAAGCGCGGCGACGATCCACGCATTCCAGCCAGCCGTGCCGAGCGAAGACGCCACCACGCCCGCGAAGATCACCGTGTACAGGCCCGCGTTGCTGCGAAGGTAGCTCCACATCTCGCCGAAACTCACCGCATCGCCCTGCGCCGTCACCTTTGGACGCGGCTCTTCGCGAACCGTGAGCAGCAGCATCGCGACCAGCAATCCGCACAGTCCCGGAATGAACAGCACCTGTTGCCAGGGCTTCAAATGCCCGAACAGCGGTACCGATGCAAAATAGCCCTGTGAGGCGAGACCGAAGATCGCGCCGCCGATCAGCGCGCCAAGGCCGTAGCCTAACGTGATCCCCGACTGGTACAGGCTGAAGGCGCGCCCGCGATACTTCTCCTCGACGCCGTCGCGCATCAGGGAATAGGCCGCCGGCGCGAGCGCCGACTCGCCGAGGCCGAGACCTGCGCGCGCGGCGAAAAGTTGTCCGTAGTTGCCGGCGAATCCCGAAAACATCGCAGCGATGGACCAGAACAACACGGCGCCAGACAGCAGCAGCCGCCGCTTCATGCGGTCCACCAGATAGCCGGCAGGGACGATCGCCAGACTGTACAGGGCGACGAACGCGAAGCCGATGAGCAGACTCATCTGCACGTCGGTGAGATTCAGGTCGTGCTTGATCGGCTCGACCACCAGATTGATCGCGGCGCGGTCGATGTGACCGATGAGATAAGTCAGCGTCAACACCGAGACGAGGTGCCATTGCTGAAATGGACCGCCGTGCGTTCGCGCTTCGGGTGTTACCGGTCGCAGGCGGGACTCGAAAGATGACCCATACGCTGCGCCGATTGTTGTGCACGGATCGCAAGCTCTGTGACGAGAAAGGAATGCCCCTGCGGTTCGGATGTCGAGCTGCGCTCCCGGATATCGCGCGCGATCTCCTCGAAGTGGCGCAGCGGCACGGATGTGCAGTCGATTCGATCACACACGGCATCATGGACGACGAAGAGATGATCGCCGCCCGGCCTGCCGCCGAGGTCCACGTACTTGCGGATCTCGATCGTACCGTGCGTTCCGAGAATCGTGAGCCGGCTGTCGCTCGCGTAGGGCTGCGCATCCGGCGTGAGCCAGTCGACACGTGCATAACCGGACGCGCGCTCCGACCGCAGCAGCACTTCGCCGAAGTCTTCGAATTCGGGATGCTCGGGCCGTGTGAAATTCCCGACGGCAGACGTCACCAGCTGTGGCAGGCGCGAGCCGGTGAAGTGGATGAAATTGTCGATCTGATGCGAAGCGAGGTCGCACAGAATTCCTCCGCCCGTTTCCCGGCGAAAGAACCAGGGCTGGCGCGAATCGAGCAGCCCGCGGTGCGGACCGAGGCCGACCGTCTGGATGACCTCGCCGATGACGCCCGTGCCGATGATTTCCGTCGCCTTGGCGGCGGCGCGAATGTTGTATCGCTCGGAGAAATTCACCGACCAGAAGCGCGCGGCGGCAGCCGATGCCTGGCGCACCCGCGCCAGATCGTCGAGCGTCGTGGCGCCCGGCTTGTCCGACACCACGTCTTTGCCGGACCGCAGCGCATCGACCGCAAGGCTCGCGCGCTCGGCCGGCATCGCGCCCACCAGTACGAGGTCGATGGCCGGGTCGTCGAGCAGCGTGCGGTAGTCGGCGCGCCGCAGATTTGCGGGCAATGCCCGCAGGGCGCCCGTTGCAGGTTCCGGGTCGCCGCGCGTCCACCAGCCGGTGAGCACGCCGCCGGCGGCGACCATGTCCTCGGTCATGCGGTAGATATGAATGTGATCGACGCCGAGCACCGCGAATTTCACGGCGGGCCCCGCCGTCCGCAACGTCACTTCAGCGGACCCGAATCGAACACACGGCGGGCACTCTGCTTGGCGGCGCGATACTGCATCGGCGTCTGCTCGCAGCGCGATTTGAAGAAGCGGGAGAAGTACGACGGGTCCTCGAAACCGAGCCGATAGGCGATCTCCGAAACGCTCATGCTCGTGTACGTGAGGCAGCGTTTGGCTTCGAGTGCGATGCGACGGTTGATTATCCGGATGGGCGATTCACCGGTAACCGTGCGGCAGACAGCGCGCAACCGCGGCACACTCGTACCCAGCGCCACTGCGAATTTCTGCAGGCTCCAGTGCTCGCGGTGGTGCTCTTCGACCATGCCGATGAACCGCCGGTAAGCGTCCTGGTATGAACCGCTGTCGGCGACCTGCGGTGACTCGGTTACCTGCAGCTTGCGCAGCACACCGACCAGCAGATCGATCAGCAAGGCCTCGGTGGCAATCTCGCGACAGCGGGCGCTGCGCCGCTGCTCCCATTCTATTTTCGCGATGACCCGTTCGAGCTCCAGATAGGCAGCCTCCTGATGGAGGAATTCGACACAGCCGCCGACATTGAATATCTCCGAAAATTCCGGGGCCCGGGTCGTGATCTCCTGGAAGTAGCTCTTGGCCACCGTTACGACCCAGCCGTCGGCCTCTTCTTCATACGCGAATGCGTGCACGCTGAGCGACGGCACGATCAGGATCGCGGGATCGTGGAATTTCCAACTACTGCCTTCGAGCATCATCGTGCCGCCGCCGCGCTGCACGATCACCAGTTGCTCGAAATGCGGGTGGATGTGCGGGTCGATGACATAACGACAGGGTTTGAGCTTCTCCTTGAGCGGAAGAATGCTGATCGGCCGCTCGCCGGAGTCGCTGCCCGGCTCGCCGTACAGCGCATATCTGGGAACCGGCGAAACACTCTCGCCGACCGAGTCAATTGTGGCGGCGTGGCTCATGGTCGTCGCCCGGATGGGCTGTGGACCGAAGCGGCGCTCAGACGACTTTTGATTGGCTCGGTGCGAATCAGGTCAAACACGGCTCACCCCCATGAGTCGAGCCGAGTCTGCCACTGGACTGGGCACCAGTCCAGTGGCGTGGCGCAAGGCTAGGAGAATTTGATCGAGAAGATTTCGCGGCAGGCGAGCCCGTAACGATTGGTCACGCCGCGGTCGATGGAGTCTTGCTGCGGCCGACGGCCTTGCTCGCTGTTGCGGTAGGCGATGCTGGCGTCGAGATCTTCCGTCTCGATGACCGCCACGTATCCGCGCCGGTCGGGCGGTCCGTCCACGATCGAATAGCGCCGAACCCGCACCACGCCCGGTATCCTGCCGATGTCCTGCATGTGCGGCCCGTGCACCCATTCGAGAAATTCTTCGCTGTCGGGCGCATCGAACATAAGAATCATGACTCCCTTCTGCTTCATTTCGTCCTCATTTCGCTGCTCGTCACGTGGTCGGCTGTTGATCGCGAAAATCTAGTATGAATCCCGCACGCCTCGGTAGGACATTTCAACCGATGTTGAGGAACAATCCTCGCGACGCGGCCCGCGTGAATGTCCTATCGCGCGCCTCTACCGGACTGGTAAGCTCCCCGGCGCGCAAGAGGCACACCGATGGCAGCTCGCCGAAAAGCGGTGATCCCGCTCTCACCGCTCAATGGAGCGATCCACAAGCAAACCGCACAGACAATGATCCGGGACAAGATCGTGTCCCTCATTGCCTCCGGCATCCTGCAGGTGCGCGACGAACTGCCGGGCGAGCGCGAACTCGCGTCGATGCTGATGGTGAGCCGGGAGACCGCGCGCGGCGCCGTACGGCAACTCGCCGCCGAGGGTATCGTGCGCGTATCGCACGGCATGCGTACCCGCGTCGCCAAAGGCAACGTTGCAGTTGAGCGCATCGGGATTACGAACCCGAGCTCGATCAACGGCTACCAGCTGGACGAAGTGCACCGCGCGCGCGTTCTGGTGGAAACGGCGGTCGTGGCAGATGCGGCACTTCATCTGACCGACGAGGAGATCCGCCGTCTGGAGAATTCCATCGCCGCGCAAGCGCTCGCCGGCAACGATCCGGTGCGCTTCCTCATCTGCGATCGCGAGTTTCATCTCACCATCTACAAGGCGTGCCGCAACCGCTTGTTAGCCGCGTTCGTCGTCGACCTCTACTCCTACATGCTCGACCAGCGGCGCATTGCCATGGCGAAACCCGGCGCCATCGCCAGGAGCCTCGAGGAACACCGTTTCATCGTCAGTGCGCTGCGCATGCGCAATCCAGAGGCTGTCGCGGCCGCCTTCTCCAAACACATTTCCCGGATTCACGAGACCAGCCGCGACCTCCTCTGATCGTCCGGTGCGAGGGTTCACCGCGTTCGAAAAGTCCTGGCGAAGCGCACATTCATCTCTGGAGCCGATTTGGCGAAGCCCGTAGCTTCGCCGGGTCATGGTTGCACCATGGCCGCCGGAATCGTCATCGCCTTGAGGAGCACGGCCGCGGACTCAACCACAACGAGGCATACACGTGACGACTGACGCCTCGACCAAGAGCACTTCGCCGCAGAGTCCGACCGGCGCCCAGCAAGCGGCGACGAGCGCGAACGACAGTCCGTTCCGCCAGTGGCATCTGGTCGTCGTCGTCACACTCACCTACGTGGTCGGGAACATCGACCGCGCGGCGATCAATCTCGTCGTCGAGCCGATCAAGCACGATCTGCAGATCTCGGACGTACAAATGAGTCTCCTGCTTGGGCTCGCGTTCGTCGTGCTCTACAGCGTGAGCATCGTGCCGGCCGGCTACATCGCGGACCGCGTCAGCCGGCGCCTGCTGCTCGCGGGCGCCGTGGTCTTCTGGTCCGCCGCCGCCGTTGTTTCCGGATTCGCGCGAAGTTATGGACAGCTCTTCGCTGCGCGCGCCAGCCTCGGCCTCGGCGAATCCGCCTTGCCGCCCGCTGCCTACTCCCTGCTGCGTGATGGCGTGGCGGAAAAGAATCGGGGCCGGGCCTTCAGCATGTACCAGTCGGGCATCACATTCGGCAACGGACTCGGTGCGCTCGCTGGAGGCGCCATCTTCGGGCTCGCAACTCAGGGTTTCTTCTCTTCCATGCCCTTCTTCGGCCATCTGCGACCCTGGCAACTCGTCATCGTGTTGCCCGGCTTGTGTGGAATTCTCGTGGCCGCCCTGCTGCTGACGGTGCGCGAGCCAGCGCGCGCGAAAATTCCCGCGGCCGGCGACCCGGCCACCTTCGGCGAGATGTTCCGGTACCTGCGGCAGAATGCCAGTGTCTACGCCGCGATCTTCGCCGGCGTCATCACGATCTCGCTCGGCACCAGCGGCTGGAGCGCGTGGATCGCCGCCGCGCTGGGGCGAACCTGGGGATTGTCGCCGGCGACGATCGGCACGACCGTCGGGACAATGAGTCTCATCCTCTTCCCACTGTCCGCTTTTGTATCCGGTTCGCTGATGGATTACATCAAACGCCGCTGGCAGAACCCGGCCGCGCCGTTCTGGGTGGCCGTCGGCGGCTGTATCCTCAATCTTGGCCCTGCGATGTACGTTCTGCATGCTCCGTCGATCGCTTCCATGTGGATCGCGTACGGTTTATTCATCTTCTGCTCGACCTGGGCCGTACAAGCGGCCTGCGGCTACATGCTCGCGACGGTCACGCCAGGGAGGCTGATGGGCAAGGTGACGTCCTTCTACTATCTGATCAACAACATGTTAGGCGGAGTATTCGGACCCATGATCGTCGCGCTCATCGCCCAGTACGGATTCACGGGCTCCCGCGGGCTGGCGAGCGCCATGACGATCAGTTATTCACTCTTTGTGAGCTGCGCGGTCGTCGTGCTGCTGATCGGCGTGCGCCAGATCCACCGCTGGCATGCAAAAACGGCCAACGTCGCCAATGCCTAGTTCCGATCAGCGCAGCGCGTTTCAGCAGTGGTATCTCGTCGTCGTTCTGGCGCTCACGTATATCGTCAACTACATCGACCGCGGCGCGATCAATCTCATGGTCGAGCCGATCAAGCACGACCTCAATCTCACCGACATTGAAATGAGCGTGTTGATCGGGTTCGCCTTCGTGTCGCTCTACAGCATCGGCATCGTGCCGGCCGGATACATCGCCGACCGCATAAACCGCCGGTTGATGCTCGCGGGCGCAGTGGTATTTTGGTCCGGCGCCGCCGTCATGTCGGGCTTTGCCGGAAACTACACGCAGTTGTTCGTCGCGCGCGCGGCGCTCGGGCTCGGTGAATCCACGCTGCCGCCGACTGCCTACTCGCTGCTGCGCGACGGCGTCGCGGAAAAGAATCGCGGCCGCGCGTTCAGCATCTACAATTCCGCGCTCATGCTCGGCAACGGCTCCGGCGCGCTGATCGGCGGTGCCGTGTTCGCGCTGGCAACCGCGGGCGCATTCTCCGCGCTGCCGTTTATCGGCGACCTCCGGCCGTGGCAATACGTCATCGTCATTCCGGGGCTCTGCGGCGCGTTCATCGTGCTGCTGCTGCTGTCGGCCCGCGACCCCCCGCGAAGCCGGGCACCGGTGAAAAGCGACCCGGTGAGTTTCGCGGAACTGTTCCGGCACATGCGGCGCAACGCCGGGATCTACGCGGTCATCTTCACGGCGACGATTGCCGTTTCGCTCGGATTCGCGGGCTGGAACGTCTGGATCGCCGCCGCGATCGGCCGTACCTGGGGGTTGTCGCCGAGCACGATCGGAAAAACGATCGGCACGCTCGGCCTCATCGTGTTTCCCCTGTCGGTGTTCCTGGTCGGCTATCTCATGGATTTCATCAAGCGCAAATGGAACAACCCGGCCGCGCCGTTCTGGGTGGCCATCGGCGGCTGTCTGCTCAACCTCGGACCCGCGATGCTGGTACTGCACGCCCCGACGATCAAGCTGATGTGGATCTCCTACGGTTGCTACATCTTCTGCACGACGGCCGGGGTGCAGATCGCATGCGGCTACATGCTGGCCACGTTCACGCCCAGCCGGCTGATGGGGAAGGCCACTTCCTGTTACTACCTGACTAACAATCTGGTGGCCGGCGCGACCTCGCCCACGATCATGGCAGCTGTCGCGCACTTTGCATTCGATGGTCCGCGCGCGCTCGCCAACGCCATGTCGCTTTGTTATGCGGTGTTCATCTCGATCACCATCGCCGTGCTGATCATCGGAATCCGCAACGTCGGGCGCTGGCACGCCCGGCACGCCGCGACCGTCGAATCTTCCACGGCTTGAATCGAATTGTCCTATCGGCGCCGTCGCGCGCTGGCTTAAATTTGAAGCCGGCAAACCCGAACCCGAGAGAACGAAAGCGATGAGCGAGCGAAATCTGGAAGATCTGCTGAAGTCCGCCGGCAATCCGGTGACGATGCTGCGCAACTCGCAGCTGGGCGCCTATGTGTATCCGGTGGTGCCGAGCGAGTTTTCGAACTGGCGCGACGAGCAACGCGCCTGGCGCGAATCGGCGGTGCTGTTCGATCAGTCGCATCACATGGCGGAATTCACCGTCAAGGGCCCGGACGCCCTGAAGCTCATCTCGTACACGACGATCAACAGCTTCACGAACTTCGGCGTCAACAAGGCGAAGCAGATGGTGCCGGTGAGCCACGACGGCTATGTCATCGGCGACGGCATCCTTTTCTATCTCGACAAGGATGAACTGCTGTTCGTCGGCCGCGCGCCGACGGTGAACTGGCTGCAGTTCCACGCAGAGACGGGCGGATTCAAGGTGGACTGCATCCGCGACGACCGCTCGCCATCGCATCCGCGCGGCAAGGCGGTCTACCGCCGCCACTACCGCTTTCAGGTGCAGGGTCCGAACGCCGCGAAGGTGCTCGAGAAAGTGAACGGCGGTCCGATTCCGGACGTGAAGTTCTTCACGATGGATGCGATCACGGTCAAAGGCCGCAAGGTCCGCGCGTTGCGCCACGGCATGGCGGGCGCACCGGGTCTCGAGCTCTGGGGTCCGTACGAGGAAGGTGACGAAATCCGCGAAGCCATTCTCGAAGCGGGCCGCGAGTTCGGGCTGACACCCGTCGGCTCGCGCGCGTACGCTAGCAATACACTCGAATCCGGCTGGATTCCCTCGCCGCTGCCCGCCGTCTACACCGGCGAGAAGATGAAGAAGTATCGCGAGTGGCTGCCTGCGTCGGGCTACGAAGCCACCGGTTCGATCGGCGGCAGTTTTGTCTCGAACAACATCGAAGACTACTACCTGACGCCGTACGAACTCGGCTACGGTCCCTTCGTGAAATTCGATCACGAATTCGTCGGGCGCGAAGCGCTCGAGAAGATGGTGAAAGACGGTCGCCCGCAACGAAAAAAGGTAACGTTCGCGTGGAATGCGGACGACATGGCAAAGATCTTCGCATCGCTCTTCATGCCGGGGAGCGATTTGTACAAGTCCTTCGACCTGCCGATCGCCAACTACGCGAGTTCCTCGTACGACCGCGTCAGCATGGGCGGCAAGACGGTCGGGTATTCCATGTTCGGTGGATACAGCTTCAATGAGCGCACCGCGCTCTCGCTCGGTGTGGTCGACCAGGACATCAACGTCGGCGACGTACTTACGCTCGCCTGGGGCGAAGAAAACGGCGGCACGCGCAAGACGACGGTCGAGCGTCACAAACAGCTCGACATACGCGTGAAAGTGGCGCCGGTTCCATACGCGCGGGACGCGCGCGAGGCATATCACGAAGGCTGGCGGACGCGGAGCGCCTGAAGCAGATCTAGCTACCGGAACGTGCGCAGCCCATGAACTATCGCAATCTTGGACGCAGTGGCCTCAAGGTTTCGCCGCTGTGCCTCGGCACGATGATGTTCGGCGGTCCGACGGACGAAGCGACGGCGCACAGGATCGTCGGCCGCGCCGCCGAACAGGGCTTCAATTTCATCGACACGGCGGACGTCTACAACGAAGGGCGCGCCGAAGAAATCGTGGGACGCGCAATCGCGTCGAACCGCGCCCATTGGATCCTCGCCACCAAGTTTGGCAATCCGACGGGGCCCGGCCCAAACGACCGCGGACTGTCGCGCGCCCATGCGTTCCGCGCGGTGGGTGCGAGCCTCCAGCGCCTGCGCACGGACGTCATCGACATCCTTTACCTGCACCGCGAAGACCCGACCACACCACTGGACGAAACGGTCGGCGCAATCGCCGACCTGATTCGCGCGGGACACATACGACACTTCGGCGTATCCAATGTTCGTGCCTGGCGTATCGCGGAGATCTGCCGCTTGTGTGACGCCGCCGGCATCGGACGTCCCGTTGTGAGCCAGCCTTACTACAACGCGCTGAATCGCATGCCGGAGGTGGAACAGCTGCCCGTCTGCTCGCACCTGGGCGTCGGAGTCGCTCCCTACAGCCCGCTGGCACGCGGCGTGCTCACGGGAAAATATGCGTCGAACTCTGCGCCGCAAGCGGACAGCCGCGCCGGACGGGGCGACAAGCGCATGTTGGAAACCGAGTGGCGTTCGGAGAGCATCTCGATCGCGCAGATGATCGTCGCGCACGCCGCCGCGCGCAGCATCACGCCAGGTCAGTTTGCAATCGCGTGGGTGCTCAACAACCGGTTGATCACCAGTCCGATTGCCGGGCCGCGCACCGAGGCGCAATGGGAGGACTATCTCGGCGGACTCGCCTACGCGTTCAGCGCGGAAGATGAGGCGTTCGTCGACAATCTGGTGCCACCCGGTCACCCGTCGACACCCGGCTACAATGACCCTGCCTATCCACTCGAAGGCCGCCCCATCTCCTAGATTCAACCGGACGCGATACTCGATGACCGCAAACGTCCTGATCACCGACTACGCCTGGCCCAACCTCGACATCGAACGCCGCATCATCGAAAGCGCAGGGTTCAGCGTCGTGGCCGGTCCGAGCAGTCCGGCATCCGCGCAAACGATTGGCGCTCTCGTGGAGATCCATCAGCCCGCAGCAATCCTGACCAACTGGGCACCCGTCGACGCGATCGCCGTCGCGGCAAGCGCGAAACTGAAGATGGTCGGGCGTCTCGGTGTGGGTCTCGACAATATCGCGGTCGCCGAATGTACGACACGCGGCATTTGGGTGACAAACGTTCCGGACTACTGCTTCGAAGAAGTCTCCGACCATGCAGTGGGTCTGGTGCTCGCCTGGACCCGCGGGCTCGCTGAGTTCGATCGCGCCGTCCGCGCGGGGCGCTGGAATCCCGAGTCGGCAAAATTGAGGCGTCTCGCGACGCTGACCTGCGGCATCGTGGGCTTCGGCAGGACCGGACGGGCGACGGCGCGAAAGCTCGCCGCATTCCGGTGCCGTATCCTGGTCAGTGCTCGCCGCCCCGCGATAGACGCCCCCGAGGTCGAGTTCGTCGAACTTGCGGAACTGGTACGCGAGAGCGACGTGATCATCCTGCATCTGCCGCTCGATGCCACCACGCGCCATTTGATCGATCGGGCGAGACTTCAGTCGATGAAGCGCGGCGCGGCGCTCGTCAACGTGAGCCGCGGTGGCTTGATAGACACGAATGCGCTCATCGAAGCGCTCGAATCGGGGCGAGTCGGTGCAGCCATGCTCGACGTACTCGAAACCGAACCCAAAGTTCCGCCGGCGCTGCTGGCGTACCCGAACGTCATCGTCACTCCGCATGTCGCCTTCAGTTCGGACGCTTCGCTCGACGAGTTGCGCCGGCGCGCAGCAGAAGAAGTCGTGCGGGTGCTAGCGGGCGGACTCCCGTTGAATCCC
This sequence is a window from Pseudomonadota bacterium. Protein-coding genes within it:
- a CDS encoding glutathione S-transferase N-terminal domain-containing protein; the encoded protein is MLDFYFWPTPNGKKAAILLYECALPFTFKVVNIQRGDQFEVNYLRINPNGRMPVIVDHEPPGGGAPISVFESGAILMYLAEKAGRFWPQAPRAKYAVAQWLLWQCANQGPKLGEQNHFRRAAAAPGNGDLSYARRRFDDEAHRLFGVLNLGLHRKRYLAAGEYTIADMICYPWASTWSQRDIDLTEFPNVQRWLEELAGRPAIAKAMALGPEFREDPASISPQEQARRAGLLIFQRAQPVPAAWDRE
- a CDS encoding MFS transporter, with protein sequence MLTLTYLIGHIDRAAINLVVEPIKHDLNLTDVQMSLLIGFAFVALYSLAIVPAGYLVDRMKRRLLLSGAVLFWSIAAMFSGFAGNYGQLFAARAGLGLGESALAPAAYSLMRDGVEEKYRGRAFSLYQSGITLGYGLGALIGGAIFGLASQGYFASVPLFGHLKPWQQVLFIPGLCGLLVAMLLLTVREEPRPKVTAQGDAVSFGEMWSYLRSNAGLYTVIFAGVVASSLGTAGWNAWIVAALGRTWGLSPATVGKTIGTLGLVIFPLSAFIVGMLMDFARRRWNRPDAPFWVAMGCCVLNIGPAMLVLHAPSLSVMWIAYGFFLFLTTAGVQAACGYMLATVTPGRLMGKVTSCYYLTNNMISGTMAPTIVAAISQYAFEGPRSLISALTISYSTFLSLAVVVLFLGTRQIRLWHRRVQDQQPKAIPMPVPAAVR
- a CDS encoding Gfo/Idh/MocA family oxidoreductase, with amino-acid sequence MTLRTAGPAVKFAVLGVDHIHIYRMTEDMVAAGGVLTGWWTRGDPEPATGALRALPANLRRADYRTLLDDPAIDLVLVGAMPAERASLAVDALRSGKDVVSDKPGATTLDDLARVRQASAAAARFWSVNFSERYNIRAAAKATEIIGTGVIGEVIQTVGLGPHRGLLDSRQPWFFRRETGGGILCDLASHQIDNFIHFTGSRLPQLVTSAVGNFTRPEHPEFEDFGEVLLRSERASGYARVDWLTPDAQPYASDSRLTILGTHGTIEIRKYVDLGGRPGGDHLFVVHDAVCDRIDCTSVPLRHFEEIARDIRERSSTSEPQGHSFLVTELAIRAQQSAQRMGHLSSPACDR
- a CDS encoding helix-turn-helix domain-containing protein; this translates as MSHAATIDSVGESVSPVPRYALYGEPGSDSGERPISILPLKEKLKPCRYVIDPHIHPHFEQLVIVQRGGGTMMLEGSSWKFHDPAILIVPSLSVHAFAYEEEADGWVVTVAKSYFQEITTRAPEFSEIFNVGGCVEFLHQEAAYLELERVIAKIEWEQRRSARCREIATEALLIDLLVGVLRKLQVTESPQVADSGSYQDAYRRFIGMVEEHHREHWSLQKFAVALGTSVPRLRAVCRTVTGESPIRIINRRIALEAKRCLTYTSMSVSEIAYRLGFEDPSYFSRFFKSRCEQTPMQYRAAKQSARRVFDSGPLK
- a CDS encoding FCD domain-containing protein is translated as MAARRKAVIPLSPLNGAIHKQTAQTMIRDKIVSLIASGILQVRDELPGERELASMLMVSRETARGAVRQLAAEGIVRVSHGMRTRVAKGNVAVERIGITNPSSINGYQLDEVHRARVLVETAVVADAALHLTDEEIRRLENSIAAQALAGNDPVRFLICDREFHLTIYKACRNRLLAAFVVDLYSYMLDQRRIAMAKPGAIARSLEEHRFIVSALRMRNPEAVAAAFSKHISRIHETSRDLL